CGCCGTCGTGATCGACGTCGCCCGCCGCGAGGAACCGGCAGAAGCGGTCGTTCAGCTCCGCGACCTTGCCGTCCACCCAGATGCCGTCCTTCCAACCGAAGCGGCGGATCTCCACCGGCGCCTTCACGGCGCCGCCCTCGCCCATCTCGGCCTCCAGCGCCGCGTACAGCTCGGGACGGCGGTCGCCCTCGAGGTCTGCGACGAGCACCTCCTTGACGTGCCGCTTGTCGAAGACCGCGACCTCGGACCTCTCGAACTTCGCGCCCGTCCAGGCGTACCGGATGATCGCGCCGCCCTGTCCGAGGCCGGAGGCCGTGTTCGGCTGGCTCGGCGTGGCGTAGATCTCGAGCTTCCCGTCGCCGTCGAGGTCGCCGATCTCGATCTCGTGCACGAACGTGTCCGGCTTGCGGTCGAGCTCCTCGAACTTCCAGCCGTCCGGCCGGTTCCAGCCCACGGCCACGACGCCCTGGTCGTGCGTCGCGATGGCGAGATCCTTCCGGCCGTCGCCGTCGAAGTCCGCGACCTCGAAGTCGCGCAGGCGGTTCTGCTTGCCGCCGAAGGTCGGGCTCCACAGGGTCTCCGCCGTCCACGCGCCGCCCGCCTTGCGCCACAGCTTGAGCCGCGCCTGGTTCGCGCCGATCGTCAGGATCGCGCCCGGCTCGAGCGAGAGCGCCTTGTGGAACACGTTGGACTCGCGATCCACGATCCGGTCCGCCTTCCACGGGCCGCTCGCCGTCGGCTCGAGCACGAGCAGCGCGGCCGCGTCGGGCACCGTGTACTTGCCCTCCGCGTTCGGCTTGAACTCGGACTGCGCGACGAGGAGGAGCTTGCCCGCCGCCGCCGGAGCCGCCTCGGGCTTCTCGACGTCCGCCTCGACCCTCCCCCCGGCCGCCGTGTCGGGGGCCCCTGCGGGCTTGGCCTCCTCGCCCCCGCACCCCGTCGCGGTGCACGCGACCCCCAGGAGGAGGAGTACCGCTCGCATCGCCGTCATCGCCTCGCCTCCTCTCTCAGTCCTTCGCTTCGTACGTGCACAGGGAGAACCCGGACGACGGCAGGCCGGAGGCCCACGGCGACGCCTCGACGCCGAGCCCGTGCGCCGCGAAGAACTCGACGAACCCCCCGGGTTGCGGCAGGCCGCTGAGATCGCCGTGCTGCGTCGCATCGGGGTTGACGCAGTGGATGACGTCGTGGCCGAGGGTGTTGAGGTACGGGACGTCGTTTGTCCCGAAGGTATCGAAATGCACGGTTACCACCGACAGATCGAACGTGTCGTTGGTCCCGCCGTGGCACAGGAGCTGACCGTACATGTTGTCGTGGGTCGGGTCCGGCCAGCTCACCATGCCGGAGATCACGCCGAGCGTCGCGACGTTAGCGTCGTCCGAAAAGTAGGCGCCCGAGTACGTCCCGACCGAGGCGAGCACGTCGCCCCGCACGGTGGCGAGCAGGTCGGTCATGATGCCGCCCAGCGAGAACCCCATGGAGTGGATGTGGTTCTCGTCGATGCCGTACCGCGTCTCGAAGCACGCGACGAGCTGATCGAACAGCGCGACGTCGGCGTTGCCCGCTCCGCCCTCGGCCACCGAAAACACGTCCCACGTCATGTCCATCGTCATGATCGTGAAGCCGTTCGAATCCGGGGTGACGCCGATGAACGGCATCGTCTCGTTGTCGTAGGTCGTCGAGATGAAGTCGTCGAACATGTCGGCACCCGTGCCCAGGCTGTGCCAGTTGAACACGACCGCCCAGCTGCCCGACCCGTCGGTCGCGACGCCCTCGGGCAGGTGCAGGATGAAGTCGTACGCCTCGCCGCCGACGTCCCAGCCGTAGTTCCACCCGTCGGCCAGGTTGTCGCAGGTCGCGGCCTCCGTGTCGGAGTCGGTGTCCGTGTCCGTGTCCGTGTCCGAATCCGAGTCCGTGTCCGTATCCGTGTCGGTGTCGGAATCGGTGTCCGTGTCCGCGTCCGTGCCGCCGTCCCCGCCCGCGCCGTCGTCGTCGCCGCAGCCGAAGGTCGCGAGGGCGAGAGCGCCCCAGAGTACGTATCTTCGCATCATGACAAACCTCCTTGGTTCGAAAACGATTAGCACCTGTTTCGAAGGACCGCCAAAATCCGGTCGATCTCCGCGCCCGGCTCGGGCGATCCGTTGACGCACCGGACCGCGCACAGGTTCCCGGCGCCCGCGGCGACGACCGCGGCGGCGTTCCCGTGGTCGATCCCGCCGAGCACCACCGCCGGCACGGTCGCGATCGCGAGCATCCGCCGCATCCCGTCGAGGCCGATCGCGGGGTCCGGGATCCTCTTCGTCGGCGTCGCGAACACCGGCCCCACGCCGATGTAGTCGGGCCCGAGCGCGCAGGCGGCCTCGGTCTGCGCCGGGTTGTGCGTCGACAGCCCGACGATCGCCGCGTCGCCCACGATCCGGCGCGCGTCCGCGTACGGCAGATCGCCCTGGCCGAGGTGCACGCCGGCGGCACCGACCTCGACCGCGATCTCCGGGTCGTCGTTGACGATGAACGCGACGCCCGGCGGCACGACCGCCCGCACCCGCCGCGCGATCGCCACGACCTCGGCGCGCGGGGCGCCCTTCACCCGCAGCTGGATGATCCGGAGCCCCTTTCGCACCATGATCTCCGCGAGCCGCTCGTATCCCACGACCGGGTCGGTGAGGATGCCGTAGAGGCCGATTTCGAGCCGTGCGCGCATCTTTCTCCAGGTTCATATCACCAAAACGCGGCCTCCCGCACGAACCGATTGACAAGGATCGGGGACGACCCGTACGAAGAACGGACACCCCGGCGGCGCGCCGGCCGCATCAGGAGGACGAGAAGATGATCGACCGCGACGTGTTGCTCGCCCAGCTCTCCCGTCCGCTGACCGAAACCGCGCTCGAGGGACTCGGCCCCGTGTCGCGCGGCAAGGTGCGCGACTCGTACGTGAAGGACGGCCGCCGCTTCATCGTCACCACGGACCGGATCTCCGCGTTCGACCGCGTGCTCGGCACGATCCCGTTCAAGGGGCAGGTCCTGAACCGCGTGGCGGCGTTCTGGTTCGAGAGGACGCGCGGCCTCGTGCCGAACCACATGATCGGCTGCCCGGATCCCGCGGTGATGGAGGTGCTCGACTGCGAGCCGCTGCCGGTCGAGATGGTCGTGCGCGCGTACCTCACCGGCTCGACCTCCACCTCGATCCTGACCCACTACAATAGGGGCGTCCGCGACTTCTGCGGCAACCACCTCCCGGACGGCATGACCGCGCACCAGAAGCTCGAGCGGCCGATCCTGACGCCGTCCACCAAGGCCGAGCACGGCGATCATGACATCTCCGTGTCCCGCAAGGAGATCCTCGAGATGAGCCGGATCTCGGCGGCGGACTTCGACGAGATCGCCCGCATGAGCTTCGCCCTGTTCGAGGCGGGCCAGCGGCACTGCGCCGCGAACGGCCTCATCCTCGTCGACACGAAGTACGAGTTCGGCAAGACGAAGGACGGCCGCATCGCGGTCATCGACGAGGTGCACACGCCCGACTCGTCGCGGTTCTGGCAGGCGGCGACCTACGAGACGCGCCGCGCCGCCGGCAAGGAGCCCGAGGGGCTCGACAAGGAGTACGTCCGCGTGTGGCTCAAAACCGAGCGCGGCTTCACGGGCGACGGCCCGATCCCGGAGATCCCGGACGAGATCCGGGTCGAGGCGGCGCGGCGGTACATCGCGGCGTGCGAGCAGGTCACGGGCGAGGAGTTCCGG
This genomic stretch from Pseudomonadota bacterium harbors:
- a CDS encoding VCBS repeat-containing protein, producing the protein MTAMRAVLLLLGVACTATGCGGEEAKPAGAPDTAAGGRVEADVEKPEAAPAAAGKLLLVAQSEFKPNAEGKYTVPDAAALLVLEPTASGPWKADRIVDRESNVFHKALSLEPGAILTIGANQARLKLWRKAGGAWTAETLWSPTFGGKQNRLRDFEVADFDGDGRKDLAIATHDQGVVAVGWNRPDGWKFEELDRKPDTFVHEIEIGDLDGDGKLEIYATPSQPNTASGLGQGGAIIRYAWTGAKFERSEVAVFDKRHVKEVLVADLEGDRRPELYAALEAEMGEGGAVKAPVEIRRFGWKDGIWVDGKVAELNDRFCRFLAAGDVDHDGAQELIASAFSSGVWVIERAGAGGYPATCIDTDTGGFEHAAYLADMDGDGALELYVADDNAGSIDRYAFDGKTYAKSAVSRRLVPGQAMVWNITVAETR
- the thiE gene encoding thiamine phosphate synthase translates to MRARLEIGLYGILTDPVVGYERLAEIMVRKGLRIIQLRVKGAPRAEVVAIARRVRAVVPPGVAFIVNDDPEIAVEVGAAGVHLGQGDLPYADARRIVGDAAIVGLSTHNPAQTEAACALGPDYIGVGPVFATPTKRIPDPAIGLDGMRRMLAIATVPAVVLGGIDHGNAAAVVAAGAGNLCAVRCVNGSPEPGAEIDRILAVLRNRC
- a CDS encoding phosphoribosylaminoimidazolesuccinocarboxamide synthase; the encoded protein is MIDRDVLLAQLSRPLTETALEGLGPVSRGKVRDSYVKDGRRFIVTTDRISAFDRVLGTIPFKGQVLNRVAAFWFERTRGLVPNHMIGCPDPAVMEVLDCEPLPVEMVVRAYLTGSTSTSILTHYNRGVRDFCGNHLPDGMTAHQKLERPILTPSTKAEHGDHDISVSRKEILEMSRISAADFDEIARMSFALFEAGQRHCAANGLILVDTKYEFGKTKDGRIAVIDEVHTPDSSRFWQAATYETRRAAGKEPEGLDKEYVRVWLKTERGFTGDGPIPEIPDEIRVEAARRYIAACEQVTGEEFRPDAAEPNGRIARNLGLGGAR